The Brevibacillus brevis genome contains a region encoding:
- a CDS encoding DNA gyrase/topoisomerase IV subunit B, with amino-acid sequence MKETETQQTLTYTEEDIQVLEGLIAVRKRPGMYIGSTGSRGLHHLLWEIVDNAKDEALAGVNDSIIVTLYKDGSVSVEDHGRGIPTGMHKTGRPVPEVIFTTLHAGGKFGGGGYKKSGGLHGVGSSVVVALSKWLEVEIHREGKIHKQRFEYVVDANGTEHVGKPVTGLEITGNTKRTGTTVRFLPDDAVFGNARFDYETIRDRFRETAFLLKKLRMVLIDERGPEKKREEFYFEDGLKSYVSYLNEGKNTLHPIVYFEGEKDNIYVELAFQYNDGYAETLVSYVNSIVTTDGGTHVTGFRNGTTRIFNEFARKKGYLKEKDPNLTGNDLREGFLGVLSLQMADVQFESQTKDKLGNEEARAIVEQIVSEKLGFFLEENPEIGKLLIDKALRSAEIREELRKQREALRGDKKGKTAKKRKSISEKFTPPQYRDSKRNELFLVEGDSAGGSAKQARNSEFQALFSLRGKPLNTEKAKLSEVLANEEFRTILEVLETDIGEEFSIENCAFDKVIIMSDADVDGSHIQTLLLTFFFRYMRPMIAAGHLYIAQPPLYQVKKQSKGKQTEAIYCWSDYELEQALKKAGRGAEVQRYKGLGEMNADQLWETTMDPETRKLIKVELEDLAHCEKLVTVLMGDKVPPRREWIENHVTFEVGEDE; translated from the coding sequence TTGAAGGAAACAGAAACACAGCAAACATTAACGTATACGGAAGAAGATATTCAGGTCTTAGAAGGCTTGATTGCCGTTCGAAAGCGGCCTGGAATGTACATAGGCTCCACGGGCTCGCGTGGCCTGCATCATCTGCTGTGGGAAATTGTAGATAACGCCAAAGACGAGGCGCTTGCCGGCGTTAACGATAGCATCATCGTCACTTTGTACAAGGATGGCAGTGTCAGCGTAGAGGACCATGGACGCGGAATTCCAACGGGTATGCACAAGACTGGCCGACCTGTACCAGAAGTTATTTTTACGACGCTCCATGCCGGTGGTAAATTCGGTGGTGGCGGATACAAAAAAAGTGGTGGCTTGCACGGGGTAGGCTCCAGTGTCGTTGTGGCCTTGTCCAAATGGCTTGAGGTCGAAATCCACCGGGAAGGCAAAATTCATAAGCAACGCTTTGAATATGTGGTGGATGCAAATGGAACTGAGCATGTCGGTAAACCGGTTACCGGTCTTGAAATCACAGGGAACACCAAACGTACAGGAACAACGGTACGTTTTCTGCCGGATGACGCGGTGTTTGGCAATGCTCGCTTTGACTATGAGACGATTCGTGATCGTTTTCGTGAGACGGCATTCCTTCTGAAAAAGCTGCGCATGGTTTTGATTGACGAGCGCGGACCTGAAAAGAAACGGGAAGAGTTTTACTTCGAAGATGGCTTGAAATCATACGTTTCTTACTTGAACGAGGGGAAAAATACGCTCCATCCGATCGTTTACTTCGAAGGGGAAAAGGACAATATCTACGTCGAGCTGGCTTTTCAGTACAATGACGGCTATGCAGAGACACTGGTGTCCTATGTCAACTCGATTGTAACAACGGATGGCGGAACACATGTTACGGGCTTCCGCAACGGTACGACCCGGATCTTTAACGAATTTGCCCGGAAAAAAGGGTACTTGAAAGAAAAAGACCCGAACTTGACTGGAAACGATTTGCGGGAAGGTTTCCTCGGTGTATTGTCATTGCAAATGGCTGACGTCCAGTTTGAGTCCCAAACAAAAGACAAGCTGGGGAACGAAGAAGCACGGGCAATCGTAGAGCAGATTGTTTCCGAAAAGCTAGGCTTCTTCCTCGAGGAAAATCCGGAAATAGGCAAGCTGCTGATTGACAAGGCATTGCGTTCTGCTGAGATTCGCGAAGAGCTACGCAAACAACGCGAAGCCCTTCGCGGCGACAAGAAAGGCAAAACCGCGAAAAAGCGCAAATCGATTTCGGAAAAGTTTACTCCGCCGCAATACAGAGACTCCAAGCGCAATGAGCTCTTCCTCGTCGAGGGGGATTCCGCGGGTGGCTCTGCAAAACAGGCGCGTAATTCAGAGTTCCAAGCCTTGTTCAGCCTCCGAGGGAAGCCGTTGAACACGGAAAAAGCAAAGCTATCCGAGGTATTGGCGAATGAAGAGTTCCGCACGATCCTAGAGGTGCTTGAAACCGATATTGGCGAAGAGTTTTCCATCGAAAACTGTGCATTTGACAAAGTGATTATCATGTCTGATGCGGACGTTGACGGCTCGCACATTCAAACGCTGCTCCTGACCTTCTTCTTCCGCTACATGCGCCCGATGATTGCAGCTGGTCACTTGTATATTGCCCAACCGCCTTTGTATCAGGTGAAAAAGCAGAGCAAGGGCAAGCAGACAGAGGCGATCTACTGTTGGAGCGATTACGAGCTGGAACAAGCGTTGAAAAAGGCTGGACGCGGTGCTGAAGTGCAGCGCTACAAAGGTTTGGGTGAGATGAACGCCGATCAGCTCTGGGAAACAACTATGGACCCTGAGACGCGCAAGCTCATTAAGGTTGAACTGGAAGACCTCGCTCACTGTGAGAAGCTGGTAACCGTTTTGATGGGTGACAAAGTCCCACCACGTCGAGAGTGGATTGAGAATCACGTCACCTTTGAAGTGGGGGAGGATGAATAA
- a CDS encoding general stress protein encodes MISATKPFVKFHKYDAELASDVHALNSAGYNSDDIWVLKWNPDKNHSNQRNNFYKYSTHFESAVGHIDSMAHFFDNGGKELRQRLEKLGLTKDECSALVRELQDTDYTCLLVVRDLKDNIIKMND; translated from the coding sequence TTGATCAGTGCTACCAAGCCGTTCGTCAAATTCCACAAGTATGATGCTGAGCTAGCTTCTGACGTTCACGCGTTAAATTCTGCCGGATACAACAGTGATGACATCTGGGTTTTGAAATGGAATCCTGATAAAAATCACTCCAATCAACGAAACAATTTTTATAAATACAGTACCCACTTTGAAAGTGCCGTCGGTCACATTGACAGCATGGCGCATTTCTTTGACAATGGCGGTAAAGAACTCCGTCAGCGACTCGAAAAGCTTGGTCTTACGAAAGATGAGTGCTCTGCCTTGGTTCGCGAACTACAGGATACAGACTACACCTGCCTTCTCGTTGTACGAGACCTTAAGGATAACATTATTAAAATGAATGACTGA